A stretch of Saccharothrix texasensis DNA encodes these proteins:
- a CDS encoding CRTAC1 family protein: MTSTASWLRRQLPGVLALVLVAATFLVARLPEVSAEERQEVAAQFGFQPESIALPGGYTQQTIRQVNQRYQHINAWISSVGSAVAINDLDGDGLSNDLCFVDVRTDQVIITPAPESGKTPRYEPFALSPGSLPMNDVMAPMGCVPGDYNEDGRIDLLIYMWGRTPILHLAQAGATGMDEDTYEATELVPGKSSGTYDGPEWNSNSATVADFDGDGHADIFIGNYFPHGPVLDPSKNTGVWMNDSMSAGFNGGEDYIFLSKGASGDTPEWEMSDPFPLEVSRGWALASSSTDVNGDLLPELYVGNDFGPDRLLYNMSTPGNLKFEVVEGSKGPMEPKSKNVGIDSFKGMGVDFGDLNGDQVFDMYVSNITASFGIEESHFAFMSQENNLSRVTSSLEDGDAIWEDESAPLQLAWSGWGWDVKLSDLDNNAELEVLQATGFVKGDVNRWPQLQELATANDTLLDNPMWWPIVGPGDDVGGNHHFHFFAKNKEGFYSDLSGDLGMAAPIPSRGIATGDVDGDGKLDMAISRQWSDPVLFHNDGGSGNGFLGLRLTHDEQQAAGAFPGAGSPVIGAEVTITSSSGKKQINRVDGGSGHSGKRSHEVHFGLGADNGPVQAHIKWRDRDGEIHEQDMTLNPGWHDIQLGDQAKEK; the protein is encoded by the coding sequence GTGACCTCCACAGCCAGTTGGCTGCGCAGGCAACTACCCGGCGTCTTGGCACTCGTGCTCGTCGCGGCCACGTTCTTGGTGGCCCGGCTGCCGGAGGTGTCGGCCGAGGAGCGGCAGGAAGTCGCGGCCCAGTTCGGGTTCCAGCCCGAGTCGATCGCCCTGCCCGGCGGCTACACGCAGCAGACCATCCGCCAGGTGAACCAGCGCTACCAGCACATCAACGCCTGGATCTCCTCGGTCGGCTCGGCGGTCGCGATCAACGACCTCGACGGCGACGGCCTCTCCAACGACCTGTGCTTCGTCGACGTGCGCACCGACCAGGTGATCATCACGCCGGCCCCGGAGTCGGGCAAGACCCCGCGCTACGAGCCGTTCGCGCTGTCGCCCGGCTCGCTGCCGATGAACGACGTGATGGCGCCGATGGGCTGCGTGCCCGGCGACTACAACGAGGACGGCCGGATCGACCTGCTGATCTACATGTGGGGCCGCACGCCGATCCTGCACCTGGCCCAGGCCGGCGCGACGGGCATGGACGAGGACACCTACGAGGCGACCGAGCTGGTGCCCGGCAAGTCGTCCGGCACCTACGACGGCCCGGAGTGGAACTCGAACTCCGCGACCGTCGCGGACTTCGACGGTGACGGCCACGCCGACATCTTCATCGGCAACTACTTCCCGCACGGCCCGGTGCTGGACCCGTCCAAGAACACGGGCGTCTGGATGAACGACTCGATGTCCGCCGGCTTCAACGGCGGCGAGGACTACATCTTCCTGTCGAAGGGCGCCTCGGGCGACACCCCGGAGTGGGAGATGTCCGACCCGTTCCCGCTGGAGGTCTCCCGCGGCTGGGCCCTCGCGTCCAGCTCCACCGACGTGAACGGCGACCTGCTGCCCGAGCTGTACGTCGGCAACGACTTCGGCCCGGACCGCCTGCTGTACAACATGTCCACGCCGGGCAACCTGAAGTTCGAGGTGGTCGAGGGCTCGAAGGGCCCGATGGAGCCGAAGTCCAAGAACGTCGGCATCGACTCCTTCAAGGGCATGGGCGTCGACTTCGGCGACCTGAACGGCGACCAGGTGTTCGACATGTACGTCAGCAACATCACCGCGTCGTTCGGCATCGAGGAGTCGCACTTCGCCTTCATGAGCCAGGAGAACAACCTGAGCCGGGTCACCTCCAGCCTGGAGGACGGCGACGCGATCTGGGAGGACGAGAGCGCGCCGCTCCAGCTGGCCTGGTCCGGGTGGGGCTGGGACGTGAAGCTGTCCGACCTCGACAACAACGCCGAGCTGGAAGTCCTCCAGGCCACCGGCTTCGTGAAGGGCGACGTGAACCGCTGGCCCCAGCTGCAGGAGCTGGCCACGGCGAACGACACGCTGCTGGACAACCCGATGTGGTGGCCGATCGTCGGCCCCGGTGACGACGTGGGCGGCAACCACCACTTCCACTTCTTCGCCAAGAACAAGGAAGGCTTCTACAGCGACCTGTCGGGCGACCTCGGCATGGCCGCCCCGATCCCGTCGCGCGGCATCGCGACCGGTGACGTCGACGGCGACGGCAAGCTCGACATGGCCATCTCCCGGCAGTGGTCCGACCCGGTCCTCTTCCACAACGACGGCGGCTCCGGCAACGGCTTCCTCGGGCTGCGCCTGACGCACGACGAGCAGCAGGCCGCGGGGGCGTTCCCCGGCGCGGGCTCGCCGGTCATCGGCGCGGAGGTCACGATCACCTCGTCGTCCGGCAAGAAGCAGATCAACCGCGTCGACGGTGGCAGCGGCCACTCGGGCAAGCGCAGCCACGAGGTCCACTTCGGACTGGGCGCCGACAACGGGCCGGTCCAGGCGCACATCAAGTGGCGCGACCGGGACGGCGAGATCCACGAGCAGGACATGACACTGAACCCGGGTTGGCACGACATCCAGCTCGGCGACCAGGCCAAGGAGAAGTGA
- a CDS encoding enediyne biosynthesis protein, with the protein MAETKTAPPSPPRHDPKVTLALRNFAMSISVFNIIGYTILGFEQAWLWPFIALATAYTVEIGLEWIGARQENRAPRYAGRGIRGMVEFLYPAHITALAVNMLTYVNDQIWVMIFGVVVAVGAKWVLRAPVKGRLRHYMNPSNFGIAVVLLVFPWASVAPPYHFSEHVGTFWDYAIPGVILMAGTMLNGMLTGRLWLIVAWLVGFALQAIIRGMILDVSIPAGLGMMTGIAFVLYTNYMVTDPGTSPSKPAAQIAFGGGVAAVYGILMGMSIVYGLFFATAIVCLIRGGFHWTVHFIEKNRLQAEKQKQAEAAQQVLVEPSAADPALNGAPKQGAVVTT; encoded by the coding sequence ATGGCCGAGACCAAGACCGCGCCGCCCAGCCCACCGCGGCACGACCCCAAGGTCACCTTGGCGCTGCGGAACTTCGCGATGTCCATCAGCGTCTTCAACATCATCGGGTACACGATCCTCGGGTTCGAGCAGGCGTGGCTGTGGCCGTTCATCGCCCTGGCCACCGCCTACACCGTCGAGATCGGCCTGGAGTGGATCGGCGCGCGCCAGGAGAACCGCGCACCCCGCTACGCGGGCCGCGGCATCAGGGGCATGGTGGAGTTCCTCTACCCGGCGCACATCACCGCCCTCGCGGTGAACATGCTGACCTACGTCAACGACCAGATCTGGGTGATGATCTTCGGTGTGGTCGTGGCGGTCGGCGCCAAGTGGGTCCTGCGGGCTCCCGTGAAGGGCCGCCTGCGGCACTACATGAACCCGTCGAACTTCGGCATCGCGGTCGTCCTGCTGGTGTTCCCCTGGGCGTCGGTCGCGCCGCCGTACCACTTCAGCGAGCACGTCGGCACCTTCTGGGACTACGCGATCCCGGGCGTCATCCTCATGGCGGGCACCATGCTCAACGGCATGCTGACCGGCCGGTTGTGGCTGATCGTGGCCTGGTTGGTCGGGTTCGCGCTGCAGGCCATCATCCGCGGCATGATCCTGGACGTCTCCATCCCGGCGGGCCTGGGCATGATGACGGGCATCGCGTTCGTGCTCTACACCAACTACATGGTGACGGACCCGGGCACCTCACCGTCCAAACCGGCCGCGCAGATCGCGTTCGGCGGCGGCGTGGCCGCGGTGTACGGCATCCTGATGGGCATGAGCATCGTGTACGGGCTGTTCTTCGCCACGGCGATCGTCTGCCTGATCCGCGGTGGCTTCCACTGGACGGTGCACTTCATCGAGAAGAACCGCCTCCAGGCGGAGAAGCAGAAGCAGGCGGAGGCGGCGCAGCAGGTGCTGGTCGAACCGTCCGCCGCGGACCCGGCCCTCAACGGCGCGCCGAAGCAGGGCGCGGTCGTCACCACCTGA
- a CDS encoding VOC family protein — translation MTAERIAPVVPTDDLAGAVERWSALLGVAPTFVDGDRWAQFDVAGGRLALSGADRVHDGPAVLVKVPDVEEARTRAQALGFRVGDITTGPHERRCVAVGPDGYAAILHSPLG, via the coding sequence GTGACTGCCGAACGCATCGCTCCCGTTGTCCCGACAGACGACCTCGCCGGCGCGGTCGAGCGGTGGTCCGCGTTGCTCGGCGTGGCGCCGACGTTCGTGGACGGCGACCGCTGGGCCCAGTTCGACGTGGCGGGCGGGCGGTTGGCCCTGTCCGGCGCGGACCGCGTGCACGACGGTCCGGCCGTGTTGGTGAAGGTGCCCGACGTCGAGGAGGCGCGGACCCGCGCCCAGGCCCTCGGGTTCCGGGTCGGCGACATCACCACCGGCCCGCACGAGCGGCGCTGCGTGGCCGTCGGTCCCGACGGGTACGCGGCGATCCTGCACAGCCCGCTCGGCTGA
- a CDS encoding helix-turn-helix transcriptional regulator yields MHQNLGEQFTIDDMARTAMYSKFHFSRAFQRVTGVSPGRFLAAIRLQEAKRLLVCTTLAVTDISHRVGYTSVGTFSSRFRSSVGVSPSTYRQLGGLTPPIPLTRRSSDARTSTVQGEIHAPLGGAPGIIFLGLFPDRIPQGKPVRCTMLHRPGPYVLTNVPPGTWHMLAHSVALGRGSMAGEGPFGQDQSLNVASYGPVPVRAGAQVKDVDLSLRPIGTLDPPVLLALPYIRTVALDAGAAS; encoded by the coding sequence ATGCACCAGAATCTGGGTGAGCAGTTCACCATAGACGACATGGCCCGCACCGCCATGTACAGCAAATTCCACTTCTCGAGGGCTTTCCAGCGGGTCACCGGCGTCTCGCCCGGCCGATTTTTGGCCGCGATCAGGCTGCAGGAGGCCAAACGGCTGCTGGTCTGCACCACCTTGGCCGTAACCGATATCAGCCATCGGGTGGGTTACACGAGCGTGGGCACGTTCAGCTCGCGGTTCCGGAGCAGCGTCGGCGTGTCGCCGTCGACGTACCGCCAGCTGGGGGGACTGACTCCGCCGATCCCCCTGACCAGGCGCAGCTCCGACGCGCGCACGTCCACCGTGCAAGGAGAGATCCACGCACCTCTGGGGGGTGCGCCGGGAATCATCTTCCTGGGCTTGTTCCCGGACCGGATCCCGCAGGGCAAGCCGGTCCGGTGCACCATGCTCCACCGGCCGGGACCGTACGTGCTGACCAACGTGCCGCCCGGCACCTGGCACATGCTGGCCCACTCCGTCGCACTGGGGCGCGGATCGATGGCCGGCGAGGGACCGTTCGGACAGGACCAGTCGCTCAACGTGGCCTCGTACGGCCCGGTGCCGGTGCGGGCGGGCGCCCAGGTCAAGGACGTCGACCTGAGCCTGCGCCCGATCGGCACGCTGGACCCGCCGGTGCTGCTGGCACTGCCGTACATCCGCACCGTCGCCCTGGACGCCGGCGCGGCGAGCTGA
- a CDS encoding DUF6239 family natural product biosynthesis protein, with translation MHNHGAVGLPLGFTLLRLILLGAVTVVAGWALVRPFAPTTSGLSTRRVVTGSAGIGGVVVLLIAEASWLPPLAAVALIGLLAVPPAVRAERPVLGRLVVAVAVLATVAAGTWFSGPPSSFAYITLMAAFVGVSWLVLCPPTATVRVVGAALGVTLLAGLGQVTIAGQLATPATGDPLLTRVALGGETVDVLVVPHMPGWNVVQTTDTPLSVGNAPNALVPALPRDGTTGRWALVWLPEGRSDLWLDRSGTRTTVPVNTGTVAWSGPDVRGPEGPDYASAVLAAKLTGKRGDLPWPGLTDSDAAALRAEVASIGGPFAVVADGSRRAAEAAEVVRDEAARLGFAVTPGAPEVLVLGGTPPPDARSRLAPWLTPPDLTTPEGSRYARTLSAAFPGATPSRAGLAAWSG, from the coding sequence ATGCACAACCACGGCGCCGTCGGCCTGCCGCTCGGCTTCACCCTTCTCCGGCTGATCCTGCTCGGCGCGGTGACCGTGGTCGCTGGCTGGGCCCTGGTCCGGCCGTTCGCGCCCACCACGTCGGGGTTGTCGACCCGGCGGGTGGTCACCGGGTCCGCCGGCATCGGCGGCGTCGTGGTGCTGCTCATCGCGGAAGCGTCGTGGCTGCCGCCGTTGGCGGCGGTGGCGTTGATCGGCCTGCTCGCCGTGCCGCCCGCGGTGCGGGCCGAGCGGCCGGTGCTCGGCCGGCTCGTGGTGGCGGTCGCCGTCCTCGCGACGGTGGCCGCCGGCACCTGGTTCTCCGGGCCGCCCTCGTCGTTCGCCTACATCACGTTGATGGCGGCGTTCGTCGGGGTGTCCTGGCTCGTGCTGTGCCCGCCGACGGCGACGGTGCGCGTGGTCGGCGCGGCGCTCGGCGTGACCCTGCTGGCGGGCCTCGGCCAGGTCACCATCGCCGGGCAGCTCGCCACCCCGGCCACCGGGGACCCGCTGCTGACCCGCGTGGCGCTCGGCGGAGAAACCGTGGACGTGCTCGTGGTGCCGCACATGCCCGGCTGGAACGTCGTGCAGACCACCGACACCCCGCTGTCGGTCGGCAACGCGCCCAACGCCCTGGTGCCCGCGCTGCCGCGCGACGGGACGACGGGCCGGTGGGCGTTGGTGTGGCTGCCCGAGGGTCGCAGCGACCTGTGGCTGGACCGGTCGGGCACGCGCACCACGGTCCCCGTGAACACCGGGACCGTGGCGTGGTCCGGCCCGGACGTCCGCGGCCCGGAGGGTCCGGACTACGCGTCCGCGGTGTTGGCGGCGAAGCTGACCGGCAAGCGCGGCGACCTGCCCTGGCCCGGGCTGACCGACTCGGACGCGGCGGCGTTGCGCGCGGAGGTCGCGTCGATCGGCGGGCCGTTCGCCGTCGTGGCGGACGGGTCGCGGCGCGCGGCCGAGGCGGCGGAGGTCGTGCGCGACGAGGCCGCACGCCTGGGCTTCGCGGTCACCCCCGGTGCGCCGGAGGTCCTGGTGCTCGGCGGAACCCCGCCGCCGGACGCGCGGAGCCGCCTCGCGCCGTGGCTGACGCCCCCGGACCTGACGACTCCCGAGGGGAGCCGGTACGCGCGGACGCTGTCGGCCGCCTTCCCCGGCGCCACCCCGTCCCGCGCGGGCCTCGCGGCCTGGTCCGGCTGA
- a CDS encoding YdeI/OmpD-associated family protein, with translation MTAHDGSWTRSPTRRPSTSPTPPGWEAWPAEHHGTSGGAWLKIAKKGSGRPSPSVAEALDVALCHGWIDSHRKGLDDDRYLQRYSPRRPGSSWSRVGVEKVEALVAAGRVRAGGFAAIAAARADGRWDAAHQRQRDATVPPDPVEAPAGADRARERFERLDRTRRHALLLRLVTARTAAARAARLSRIADDLAGVNAVHSGPHVVAGWVDGGRVASAHPASRCPRWWRT, from the coding sequence TTGACCGCGCACGATGGGTCATGGACGCGCTCACCGACACGCCGACCCTCGACTTCGCCGACGCCGCCGGGGTGGGAGGCGTGGCCGGCCGAGCACCACGGCACGAGCGGCGGGGCCTGGCTCAAGATCGCCAAGAAGGGGTCGGGGCGCCCGTCGCCCAGCGTCGCCGAGGCGCTCGACGTCGCCCTGTGCCACGGATGGATCGACAGCCACCGCAAGGGCCTCGACGACGACCGCTACCTCCAGCGGTACTCGCCGCGCCGGCCGGGCAGCTCGTGGTCGCGCGTCGGCGTCGAGAAGGTCGAGGCGCTCGTCGCCGCCGGGCGGGTGCGGGCGGGCGGCTTCGCCGCGATCGCGGCCGCGCGGGCCGACGGCCGGTGGGACGCGGCCCACCAGCGGCAGCGCGACGCCACCGTGCCGCCCGACCCGGTCGAGGCGCCGGCGGGTGCGGACCGCGCGCGGGAGCGGTTCGAGCGGCTCGACCGGACGCGGCGGCACGCCCTGCTCCTCCGGCTCGTGACAGCGCGGACGGCGGCCGCGCGTGCCGCGCGGCTGAGCCGGATCGCGGATGACCTGGCAGGGGTGAACGCGGTCCACAGTGGACCTCACGTGGTGGCCGGGTGGGTGGACGGGGGGAGAGTCGCGTCCGCCCACCCGGCAAGTCGATGCCCGCGCTGGTGGCGAACGTAG
- a CDS encoding family 43 glycosylhydrolase produces MNSAVPRWTARRLAVVAVAAVTALAGLVVTPAAQAAPAVQYTNPLANQRADPHIFKHTDGYYYFTATAPEYDRIILRRATTIQGLASASESVIWRKHSSGEMGAHIWAPEIHFINGKWYVYFAAGRTDDIWRIRPYVLENSSANPLTGTWTERGKVNVPWDTFSLDMSTFVVNGTRYLTWAQAEPGISTNSNLYLARMGANPWSVTGTVTRLTVPTLAWETRGGVKVAEGPTVIQRNGRVFLTYSASATDANYCLGMLTASASADLLNPSSWTKGANPVFASNAATGQYGPGHNSFTVSEDGQSDILVYHDRNYRDISGDPLRDPNRRTRVQKVYWNADGTPDFGIPVADGVTPVRLKSYNYPDRFVRHWEYRGRVEANVAPLADSQFRVVTGLNGSGTVSLESTNFPGYYLRHRNHEMWVERNDGSAVFRADASFHRRAGLASGSAVSFESTNFPGEYIRHNGTTVNLTTAPDAVARADATFILE; encoded by the coding sequence ATGAACAGTGCCGTTCCCCGGTGGACAGCCCGCAGGCTGGCGGTGGTCGCGGTGGCGGCCGTGACCGCGCTCGCGGGCCTGGTGGTGACGCCCGCCGCGCAGGCCGCGCCGGCCGTGCAGTACACCAACCCGTTGGCGAACCAGCGGGCCGACCCGCACATCTTCAAGCACACCGACGGCTACTACTACTTCACCGCGACCGCGCCGGAGTACGACCGGATCATCCTGCGCCGCGCGACCACGATCCAGGGCCTGGCGAGCGCCTCGGAGTCGGTGATCTGGCGCAAGCACTCGTCGGGGGAGATGGGCGCGCACATCTGGGCGCCGGAGATCCACTTCATCAACGGCAAGTGGTACGTCTACTTCGCCGCCGGCCGCACCGACGACATCTGGCGGATCCGGCCCTACGTGCTGGAGAACAGCAGCGCCAACCCGCTGACCGGCACGTGGACCGAGCGGGGCAAGGTCAACGTCCCGTGGGACACCTTCTCCCTGGACATGTCGACCTTCGTGGTCAACGGCACGCGGTACCTCACCTGGGCGCAGGCCGAGCCCGGCATCTCCACGAACTCGAACCTCTACCTCGCCCGGATGGGCGCCAACCCGTGGAGCGTCACGGGAACGGTGACCAGGCTGACCGTGCCCACGCTGGCGTGGGAGACGCGCGGCGGGGTGAAGGTCGCCGAGGGGCCGACGGTGATCCAGCGCAACGGCCGGGTCTTCCTCACCTACTCGGCCAGCGCCACCGACGCGAACTACTGCCTCGGCATGCTGACCGCGTCGGCCTCGGCGGACCTGCTCAACCCGTCGTCGTGGACGAAGGGCGCGAACCCGGTGTTCGCCTCCAACGCCGCGACCGGCCAGTACGGCCCGGGGCACAACTCGTTCACCGTCTCCGAGGACGGGCAGAGCGACATCCTCGTCTACCACGACCGCAACTACCGCGACATCTCCGGTGACCCGCTGCGCGACCCGAACCGCCGCACCCGCGTGCAGAAGGTCTACTGGAACGCCGACGGCACGCCGGACTTCGGCATCCCGGTGGCCGACGGCGTCACGCCCGTGCGCCTCAAGTCGTACAACTACCCGGACCGCTTCGTCCGGCACTGGGAGTACCGCGGCCGGGTCGAGGCGAACGTCGCGCCGCTGGCCGACTCCCAGTTCCGGGTCGTCACGGGCCTGAACGGCTCCGGCACGGTGTCGCTGGAGTCGACCAACTTCCCCGGCTACTACCTGCGGCACCGCAACCACGAGATGTGGGTCGAGCGCAACGACGGCAGCGCCGTCTTCCGCGCCGACGCCTCGTTCCACCGCCGCGCGGGCCTGGCCTCCGGTTCCGCGGTGTCGTTCGAATCGACCAACTTCCCCGGCGAGTACATCCGCCACAACGGCACGACCGTCAACCTGACCACCGCACCCGACGCCGTCGCACGCGCCGACGCCACGTTCATCCTGGAGTGA
- a CDS encoding arabinan endo-1,5-alpha-L-arabinosidase: MAALRKRALATFVTALAVTGVTVVAAPSASAYPGPGVVTGDIRVHDPSVVKRPDGSYLVAHTADGIGLKTSTDRTAFRNAGAAFPNGASWTTTYTNGSRNLWAPDISYLNGQYYMYYSASSFGSNRSAIFLATSPSGNAGTWTHRGLVIETRTSDNYNAIDPDLVVDDQGRWWLSFGSFWSGLKMIALNPSTGLRSDSTVRSIAGRNGGAIEAPNIVKRGNYYYLFVSFDYCCRGAQSTYRVMVGRSTSVTGPYVARNGTAMTSGGGTEILAGQGSVHGTGHQDVFSDVDSDILVYHYYGDDGASRLGINLLAFDSAGWPYVR; encoded by the coding sequence GTGGCTGCATTGAGGAAACGCGCTCTCGCCACCTTCGTCACCGCGCTCGCCGTCACCGGCGTGACCGTCGTGGCCGCGCCATCGGCGTCGGCCTACCCCGGACCCGGGGTCGTCACCGGCGACATCCGGGTGCACGACCCCAGCGTCGTCAAGAGGCCCGACGGCAGTTACCTGGTCGCGCACACCGCGGACGGCATCGGCCTGAAGACCTCGACCGACCGCACCGCCTTCCGCAACGCGGGGGCCGCCTTCCCCAACGGCGCCTCCTGGACCACCACCTACACCAACGGCAGCCGCAACCTCTGGGCGCCGGACATCTCCTACCTCAACGGGCAGTACTACATGTACTACTCGGCCTCGTCGTTCGGCTCGAACCGGTCGGCGATCTTCCTGGCCACCAGTCCCAGCGGCAACGCCGGCACGTGGACGCACCGCGGCCTGGTCATCGAGACGCGCACCAGCGACAACTACAACGCCATCGACCCCGACCTCGTCGTGGACGACCAGGGCCGCTGGTGGCTGAGCTTCGGCTCGTTCTGGTCCGGCCTCAAGATGATCGCGCTCAACCCGTCGACGGGCCTGCGCTCCGACTCCACGGTCCGCTCCATCGCCGGCCGCAACGGCGGCGCGATCGAGGCGCCGAACATCGTCAAGCGCGGCAACTACTACTACCTGTTCGTGTCGTTCGACTACTGCTGCCGCGGCGCGCAGAGCACCTACCGGGTCATGGTCGGCCGCTCGACCAGCGTCACCGGTCCGTACGTCGCGCGCAACGGCACGGCCATGACCTCGGGCGGCGGCACGGAGATCCTCGCCGGCCAGGGCAGCGTCCACGGCACCGGGCACCAGGACGTGTTCTCGGACGTCGACAGCGACATCCTCGTCTACCACTACTACGGTGACGACGGCGCGTCCCGCCTGGGCATCAACCTGCTCGCCTTCGACTCCGCCGGGTGGCCGTACGTCCGATGA
- a CDS encoding RbsD/FucU domain-containing protein, with the protein MLRYPLLHPPLLHALATAGHGSKVLIADANYAHRTNVHHRAEVIHLNLRPGLVSVDEVLAPVLSAIPVEAVHTMRPDDLGTPEAWADYERVLGPDLPLRPLARQDFYAACRAPELAVCVATGDGRHYANVLLTVGAIS; encoded by the coding sequence GTGCTGCGCTACCCCTTGCTCCACCCGCCGCTGCTGCACGCCCTGGCCACCGCGGGCCACGGGTCGAAGGTCCTGATCGCGGACGCCAACTACGCGCACCGGACCAACGTCCACCACCGGGCCGAGGTGATCCACCTCAACCTGCGCCCCGGCCTCGTCTCCGTCGACGAGGTGCTGGCGCCGGTGCTGTCGGCGATCCCGGTGGAGGCCGTGCACACCATGCGGCCGGACGACCTCGGCACCCCGGAGGCGTGGGCCGACTACGAGCGCGTGCTGGGCCCGGACCTGCCGCTGCGGCCGTTGGCGCGGCAGGACTTCTACGCGGCCTGCCGCGCGCCGGAACTGGCGGTGTGCGTGGCGACCGGTGACGGCCGGCACTACGCGAACGTGCTGCTGACGGTCGGCGCCATCTCCTGA
- a CDS encoding DUF2795 domain-containing protein, whose amino-acid sequence MAGTLTRDHLTDCLTEVAFPASRDDLLDAAIRKGDATAVQALRAIPETDYASLHEVFLAVESGGDRPR is encoded by the coding sequence ATGGCCGGGACGCTGACCCGCGACCACCTGACGGACTGCCTGACCGAGGTGGCCTTCCCGGCGAGCAGGGACGACCTGCTCGACGCGGCGATCCGCAAGGGCGACGCGACCGCGGTCCAGGCGCTGCGGGCGATACCGGAGACCGACTACGCGAGCCTCCACGAGGTGTTCCTCGCGGTCGAGTCCGGCGGCGACCGGCCCCGGTAG
- a CDS encoding winged helix-turn-helix transcriptional regulator yields MATRRRYDDACTVARALDLVGERWALLVVRELLFGPKRFTDLRTGLPGASPNVLSQRLRELDEAGVLRRRRLPPPAAAWVYELTPYGHQLEPVVFALGKWGAQVSGPLDGRPLSVDSMMLAMRTLYDPARTRGVVTDVVVELGEDGFRATATPDGLRLVREPVDRPDVVIRTDTTTLSGVVSGGRTLTEALDSGDLVLVGDDAVATRFFTLFSRERLA; encoded by the coding sequence GTGGCGACCAGACGACGGTACGACGACGCGTGCACGGTGGCCCGCGCTCTCGACCTCGTCGGGGAGCGGTGGGCCCTGCTGGTCGTCCGCGAGCTGCTGTTCGGGCCGAAGCGGTTCACCGACCTGCGGACCGGGCTGCCGGGCGCGAGCCCCAACGTGCTGTCGCAGCGGCTGCGCGAGCTGGACGAGGCGGGCGTGCTGCGCCGCCGCAGGCTCCCGCCGCCCGCCGCCGCGTGGGTGTACGAGCTGACCCCGTACGGCCACCAGCTCGAACCGGTCGTGTTCGCCCTGGGCAAGTGGGGTGCGCAGGTGTCGGGCCCCCTCGACGGCAGGCCGCTCAGCGTGGACTCGATGATGCTCGCGATGCGGACGCTGTACGACCCGGCGCGGACCCGCGGGGTGGTCACCGACGTGGTGGTCGAGCTGGGCGAGGACGGGTTCCGCGCCACCGCCACGCCCGACGGCCTGCGGCTGGTGCGGGAACCCGTCGACCGGCCGGACGTGGTGATCCGCACGGACACCACGACGCTCAGCGGCGTCGTCTCGGGCGGGCGCACGCTGACCGAGGCCCTCGACTCCGGGGACCTGGTCCTGGTCGGCGACGACGCCGTGGCGACGCGGTTCTTCACGTTGTTCTCCCGCGAACGGCTGGCGTAG